The Metabacillus sediminilitoris genome window below encodes:
- a CDS encoding LacI family DNA-binding transcriptional regulator — protein MKKRPTIQDVANLAGVSKATVSKYLNNIPYVSPNTQKKIENAIETLQFQPNSLARGLANKSTKLIGLVVSNYESMINMELIKSVETEAAKHHYSVVLFSTNDDISNERELPDVLMNKFQHLDGIILANVREEGIELSQFNKTFKHIVLLHRHIPNSQVDYVVIDGYIGGRLAAEYLVGLGHQRIAMITGPKNIYQFQQRVKGFKDVLKEHGLLGYCNILESGQSVEEGYEAAEKIVFKSHSPTAIFAGTDVLALGVLDAARQYGWKVPEDLSVIGFDNIYFSRFARIPLTTIDARIKDLGEQAVRTLLERIQGKSSEMKKIELRPTLVVRESCKRKEE, from the coding sequence ATGAAAAAAAGACCAACGATCCAAGATGTTGCGAACCTCGCTGGTGTATCAAAGGCTACCGTATCAAAGTATCTGAATAACATTCCATATGTTTCTCCGAATACACAGAAGAAAATTGAGAATGCCATTGAGACGCTTCAGTTTCAACCTAATAGTTTAGCTCGTGGCTTAGCCAATAAGTCAACGAAGCTAATTGGTCTTGTTGTCTCAAATTATGAAAGCATGATCAATATGGAATTGATTAAGTCAGTCGAAACGGAAGCTGCTAAACATCATTATAGTGTCGTTCTGTTTAGTACGAATGATGATATTAGCAACGAGCGTGAACTTCCAGATGTCCTTATGAATAAATTTCAGCATTTAGATGGCATTATTTTAGCAAATGTAAGAGAAGAGGGGATTGAATTATCACAATTTAACAAGACATTTAAGCACATTGTTCTGCTTCATCGCCATATTCCTAATAGTCAAGTTGATTATGTTGTGATAGATGGATATATTGGAGGTCGTTTAGCAGCAGAGTATCTTGTTGGTCTTGGACATCAGCGGATTGCTATGATTACAGGTCCAAAAAACATTTATCAGTTCCAACAGCGCGTCAAAGGATTTAAGGATGTTTTGAAGGAACACGGCCTCCTTGGGTACTGTAATATTTTAGAAAGTGGGCAAAGTGTCGAAGAAGGCTATGAAGCCGCTGAAAAAATTGTTTTTAAGAGTCATTCACCGACAGCTATTTTTGCCGGTACTGATGTTCTTGCACTTGGTGTTTTAGATGCTGCAAGACAATATGGATGGAAAGTTCCTGAAGATTTATCTGTTATTGGATTTGATAATATTTACTTTTCAAGGTTTGCGAGGATACCACTCACGACCATTGATGCTAGAATCAAAGATTTAGGAGAACAAGCGGTAAGGACATTACTTGAACGAATTCAAGGAAAATCAAGTGAAATGAAAAAAATTGAATTGCGCCCAACTTTAGTTGTTCGTGAATCCTGCAAGAGGAAAGAAGAATGA